The DNA segment TCATCTCTTGGCCTGGGGAGGGGCATGGATGAGTATGGGGTGACTCAGATGGTTTAACCACCGCAGTTTTAAAGACTTTATCACCAGGCTCTGGGGTGTTTGTCTGACTTCTCTCCCATTGCGAGGAGTGAAGCTACTGGCATCTGGCAGTGGGAACGGTGAGCCTCGGCTCTGGTTTCCGGCGAGGCTGCTCGGCAGCTGGAGAAGACCTCTGCCGCCTCCAGACTTCGAATCAACGTGTGTGTGACAGCAAGGACAACTGGCTGGACTGAGCCTTCTTCGGGCTCGTAGCCATCTGTGTCTGGCTTGCGATGAAACGGCGAGCAGAAATACAGCTAATTtcccacttgccttttttttttttttaacctggaaaCGCACCTTGAGAAGCAACCGTGGCCAAAGCTTTTGCCAGCAggatgcagggcagggaggaCTTGCAGAATGCGGGAACTGAAATGTAAATCTGCCTGCGTCTGATATTACTATAATATTACACTGTAGAAAACAAGAACGCGAAGACCCGGCGAGGACAGCGTGTTTTACAGAGCACTCACCCAAATGGTGATGCCGGGTATTGCACAGCGAGGTTTGCGATGTCCGAGGTCCAGATGCGGTGGAAGTACGGATTGTTTTGATATATGAcagattaaaaaagcaaaatgaatacCCATCCTGATCAGTTCAAATGTTTGATAATTAAGACTTAAAAGATCCAAAAAACTCCCTTTTGCCATAAACACTTAATCCTTTGTTGGTATTCTGCGTGATTTCCACCACCCAGCTTTTAGGTTTTCCCCTTCTAGCGTGCAGTACGCCTTGCGGATGAAATAAATATTGCCAGGCAATGAAATCTCATTTTCTAGTAAAGGATTATTGTAGGTAACTGTGTGACAGTGACGTGCCAGCTTTACTTGCCGCAAAACTGGCTTGCTGCTTTTTGGCACGGATAGGCTCGCTCCATTTATGCTGCGTCTGACTGTCGTCTTGATTTGGGTGTGTATCTCGTAAAATTTCTGTTGAGTAATACGCTAGATAATAACACTCGGTGCTGATGGAGGCAATTAGGCTTTAATACGAAGCGCGGTAGCGTTGGGATCTGCTTCCTCGCAGGTGTTGGGGCTGGGGCCGTGCCCCCCGCAGCTGCCAGGGACTTCAGGCTCTCCCAGCGCTCGGGTCTTGGCCCCCCCTGTCTCGGCAGCGATTCACGGCTCTGCTGGATGTCTCTGGTCGGCTCCGGGGGTCGAAGAAAATCCAGGCAGAGCCATGTCGAGACTTGCTGGAATGTGGATTAGTTTCATACACGTCTAAGGGCAGGGATGCTCGGGAGAAAAAAGGTGAAATAGGGCTCTTGTGGCTTTCAGCAGGGGCTTTGAGGAATCCgttttttccctgcctctgcaCATCCGCGTAtttaacagtgaaaataaatCCATCAAACCCCGACCACTGGAGATTTAGCACATCCGAAGCACAGCCTGTAACTCTGACTGTATCGGGAAGTACCGTTCCCGATTTTGGGGTTCTGAAATGAGGATCGAAGGATTTCAGCTCTAATCCCGTGTCCTTAAGTTATCTATTTCATTCATCACCTCGAACTGAattgctgcagctgagcagcgTGAGCGCAGAATCCTCTTACCCTGTAGCTTTCCTCGCCGTGTGACTTCACCTGTAAATAGAAGTCGGCTATAATTAGATGTGGGGCTCGCATCTGCCCTGCGCCTGCAACAGGGAGCCTTAATTCAGCGTGAATGGAATTTCCTCGGGCGTTTGTCGGGTAAGGAAGCACCGGACCTGTAAGCGAGAGCCTTCGCTGGGGACAGCCCTGAGAGCTCCTGCTCCCGCGCAATGCCGCAACGCTCTTTTTGGTCTTCATCAGTTGGAAAAAACTGCAGTACGTTAAGCTCATAAAGGGGACGTGTGGTCTTTGTTTAGCTGGACTAGCTAAAAAAGCCCCTGAACTAGTTTTCTCAAATTCTTTGTAGTTTTCTGTCTTGTCAGTCCGGCAAACCAGACGAGTTGGAGTTGTTTTAAGAGCTTCGCAGCTATCGCAGCCAGTTGTAGTAGAGACGTAtgggtgaggggaaaaaacacagccTGTAAAACAGCTGCTTTGGATTTGTGTAAAATCAAGGTTTGTGTATTTTGTGTGTCTGGGGAGGAAAAGAGCAGTGAACAGCAAGTTCAGCTAACCTTATGTTTTTAAACCAAAcagcccctctcccgccccaGTCTTTCTCAGCACGATGATAACCGGGGAGGTGCGGAGGGAAACTTCTCCCCGTGTCATCTGGAAAGTGTCTTGTTTTTTGAACGGGACATCGGAACTCCCTTGTGACAAGAATCTGGAAAATGCGATCGGTTGAATTTGTGCATGCGCAAGCTCAGCCTTAAGACATGTGTGCGTCTGATATTAAAGTTTTGGCATGGGCTGAAGCCCTGTATGTATAAGAACGGCTGACGAGAATTTTACCCGAGCTCGTTTTATGTCTCCTAGGCCATTAGGAGTAAAAAGGTCTTGACTGATACTGAGtgtgaaaaagcacagaacagaaaTCCTAGATAGTTAATGGAAAACTTGAGCTAATTCCCCTTCACGTTGCCATTTCAAGTCTTGTATAAGTGGAGCGCAAAAGTAGGACTTTGTATGTTGAAAATAATGGCTGTAGAAGCACAGAGAAGAGCCTTCCCTTCAATCGTTGGTTCCCTGGGAAAACTACAGGAGGGAGCAATCCCTGCGCTTCCGCCGGGAACAGCGAAACGCTGTCATCTTGTCTGCAGGTTCTGCACACAGCAAATAACTCAGCGATGACGTACGTTAGGCTTCGGTCTGGGGGGGGGATAAACTAGGAAATCCAGAAAGTCTGCATCAGGGCGGTACAAGGTGACACTGCGGATAACTGCAGAAACCCAAACTTTGTAGGAAGAAACGCCCTTTTCCGTTATGGGCCCCTATTCTGCAAAGGTCTGAGCACCTGCTTAACTCGTTGCGCTGGGAGCAGTTGGGCTGACATCAGCATAATATTTATTGTACATAAACTCCAGGGCATGTGTTTTTGCAGAGTGTCACTGGGGAAGGTAATCTGGCGGGCTAGAAATGAGGAAACGCTGGCGAGTGGCAGACCGTAACGGTTGTGATGGTCTTTCAGACTAACAGGGATGCCAAAGGAAAAATATGATCCTCCAGATCCTCGCAGAATTTACACCATCATGTCAGCAGAAGAGGTAGCCAACGGGAAGAAGTCGCACTGGGCTGAATTGGAGATCTCGGGTGAGTTGATTTGGGTTTGAATTTTGGTTCGGCGGAGATGTCAGTACCCCAGAATCGCACCAGCTGCTTTCAGACAGGAGATCTTGTtgtgaaaacagtttttctgaGCTGGGGGAGGAAGAATAACTGACTTCCCAGCTTGCCTTTGGGCTTGGCTGGCTCATATTCGGCCCAGTTGATTTAAAACGCCAACTCAGGTTGGACGTGGGTAGCACATCTGCTTCCCGAGAACTGTACCTCGGTCTCTAACTGGGAggattaaataattatttaaaatctgcTTGTGGAAAAGATACACGGAGTTATCTTCCGCAAGCATCACTGAGCGTTCCAGTGAAGTGGTAGGGTTTCCACCCCGGAAATCCCATATTCGGACATCCCCCACAGTTTGTATCTGATGGTTTGAGAGCACAAACCTGACTGAAGAGgtggttctttgtttttcttttttaggtagAGTGCGGAGCTTAAGTACGTCTCTCTGGTCGCTGACGCACTTGACTGCTCTGCACCTCAATGACAATAATCTTACTCGCATTCCACCTGATATTGCCAAGCTTCATAATCTGGTTTACCTGGATCTGTCATCCAACAAACTCAGAAGTTTACCAGCAGAACTAGGAAACATGGTATCTCTCAGGTGAGAGCAATTATTCCGGTTCACTAGTCAAAAATCTACATTCTGGGATTGGGACCGAGAatcttattttgctttccattcttgtatttaaaataattctgaaaaaaattcaagattGGTGCAAAGCTTCAGTTCCAATAATTACTGTTGGGTTCGTTACCCTTCTTTTCTGACCTCTACAGATAAACGTCTGTAAGCTACGTAGTCTTCTGCTCTGAAACGTTCTTTGAGACTTGGTGATTGCTTGCTGTTTAAATTCTCCCTGATTTACTTTCGCGTTTGGGGGTTTTgcggctttttttcccctctaatgaAAGTATTTTGGTCGTGCTTTGAAATGGGAAGATTGGCATATCTTTccgtaatacaaaaaaaaaaaagatgttgaaaatgtCATCTTTGAAGATGAGCGGCACATAGCGCTTTAAGAGTTTTCTTGTGAAGTGATACTCATCAAAAGTGTTTTTGCATTTGCTGCAGGGAATTGCTTTTAAATAACAATCTGTTACGGGTTTTGCCTTATGAACTTGGACGTCTCTTCCAGCTACAAACCCTAGGTTTGAAAGGTGAGCGAGTTCTTTACCTTTAAATATTCCTAGGAGCACTCTTGAATTACTGGGCTCAAAAGCTTTGTGTATTACCTCAacattttcttacagtttatttGAGATAGTAAGCTCGGAGCAAAAATGACCAGCCAGTTtggaaaacaatgcttttcttttttaatgctattAAACTTCCTTACGAGCCTATTTCAAACCTGTAGATAGGTAAATAAACCCTTTAACCTACTGTGTTATTGATTGAGGTGAGTCGAAGGAAGAAAGTCTCTGTGTGTTAGCTATTTCTATAGCATCTGTTGCTGTGGGATTCCACAGCTCCAAGTTAAGCAACCTAAATATCTTCAGGGTCAATTTGTCTGTTCTCATTATGGGAGATTTTCTTTGGTTGGAAAGCCTCGAGAAAGTCAGGCAGCTAATCACCCAGTCGTCGTTTTCTCCTCTTGGCAGGCAATCCTTTATCACAAGATATTCTCAGCCTCTACCAGGATCCAGACGGAACTCGAAAGCTACTGAACTACATGCTCGACAATCTAGCAGGTGACAGCCCTACAAATCTGATTGACCGAAGTGGTTTAAAAGCGTGCATTTCTGACAGCGTTTGCTGCTAAAACAAGATTCCGAACCCCTGAAGGGAGAGTATTTCCTAACCGCTTTTGCCTTTTTGTCAAGCGGTTCCAGTCGTCCGCACAAACACACGCTCGCACACACAGTGGAAGCGGTTGACATATATTGTCCGAGCTTTTCCCATGTTACCACGTTACAGCCAGTTGTTCCCACTGTTCTGTTTAAAACCCTTCAGTTACCAACAAAGTGCAAAGTACTTCCTTACCGAAGCCATTTTGATACTTCCCAGTAGAAATCCAAATGCTAGCAGAATGGCAAATTGAGATCTAAAAATACCAAAGTGATTAAGAATATCCATTACCTGACTTAAATCCTGCTTCGTGGTGCCGTAACTGAGCTTTCTGTTTTGCCACTTGACGTCCACTAAGTTAAAACGTTGCAGGAATGATGGCTATAGGGTGAAGTTCTTGGAGAACGGAGGGGTATAGGATGCCTGAACCACTACAGGGTTTATCCCTCCTTCTTCAGCAGGAATATTGCAGCGGTGCTTCTAGATTTGCAAGCAAGAGACAAACGTAGTTGTGAATCTTAAAACTGACAAATTTGCTTTTACTATAGCTAGCCATTTAAATGATTTTTGCCTCCCCTGGAGTGTAAAAAGACTTGGGGTTGCAAAGCACAGTACGGAACATTACTGTTCGGTTGTCATTTTGACTTAGAAATTGTAACTTACAAATATAAACCCGAATAAAtcactgtttttgttttttgttggttttttttttagttcatccAGAGCAGCTGCCTCCAAGGCCATGGATTACTTTAAAAGAACGAGACCAAATTCTGCCCTCAGGTAAATCTGTGGTTCTTTTCCCCGTATTCGCACAATGGCGCACCGAAAAACTTTTCTTTGGCTCGATTTTCAGAGGAGTCGTCTGCCTCACGTGGATCGGATTGAAAATAGCAGTTTTGTGTTCCTCCGTGCTAAAACAATTAACATACAGCTGTGCTGTAAATATCGTTTTTGTAATTTCAATGGGATGCCGGTCATTTCTTTTCCACGTTAGGCTTTCTCATAACTGTTCTAGCCACGGATGCCCAAGccaaagagctttttaaaaaaaccttatttctcagaaataataAGAACTGTAAAATAACTGTCTGAAAATGCCGTGTCCGTGCACGGGCTGACTAAAGTGAGACTTTGAGAAGTCCCTATCTGCAAGTAAACCCCTGGAGCGCCTGGTATGAAGTTAATTTAATGCCCTCTATTGTTGCTTTTGGTAAAGTGCAAGAGGCAGCGTTTCGTTGGCTGTCCAAATCCAGTGGCTCTTCTTCCCCTGTGCATCCTGGATATAGCCCTCAAAAAGCATCTGTGGGCttgtacaaagaagaaaaatactaatattGTTATTGCAGATGATCAGATTAATAACCAGCGAGAATAACGTGGCGGTCCTCTACGGTTTTTTAGAAACATGAAGATGGCAGGTCTTCAAAACTTACCTCGGTTGTGCGTTAGGCTGGCTAATGTTGCAGCTAAGATCATCTgtcactttttttctgttaaataacaacacaccagaaaaaaaataaaggaagaaatgagAGATGCCAAAGTCCCGTAAGCCACCACAACATTaagttctgcatttctgtttcaaattccCTTACAAATCAGTATCTCGGTGGAGCTTTGTGGaccttggttttggtttttatacTTCCTGAGCAGAAATAGAATTCAGAAGTCCTTAGAAAGCATAGTTAGGCAAGTGAGCTGTGGAATATTTCATGGTagtataaaaaaatacagcttataGTAAAACCTCACTTCTTTCCCTGCAAATACGAGCAGTCTTTTCCCAGTGGCAGGGTGCTAGGATGTTGCATTTACTTATCTTTTTAAATTGATGTGAAGTCTGAGGGAGTTCAGAAGTTTGTGTGGAAGAAGTGTGTTTCAGGTTGAATGAGCTGATGAGCTGCCTGCTgactgctctctctctttttaaaaaaaaatgcgaCCAAATAACGTATTAGCTGCTTGCTAATTTATGACttcatttctccttcccttccctgcccccacccagacctctctctccccctcagaCTTGATAGACACAGATACAACTAGATACTACTTAGAAATGTTGAATAGGCTCTTGGAAAATTGTACAGATATTTTGGAATGAGACTGTCTGAAAATGAAGCATTCTAAAGCAGCGTTTCTCTATGATGTTGTGGTGTCATGACACGGTATCAGCTGCTTTAGCAGCCTGGGTTTGCCTTTGCTTTAGAATTGTACCGGTTGCTTAAGCCTGAAGTTGCTTTATCGGGGCATTTCATGCAATAAATACTGGGTTTTGATTCCatctggctgctgctttccttctccttaCCCCCAAATTCAGAGGGAGACTGTTCCTAATTGTTTCCGACCTCTGCATCTCCTCCATCCTCAGACGGAATAAAGAACTGACCGTGAAACGGGATTGCATTGCCTTGTTAGGCACACGACGCCGTCTCGTTTTGGTAGCGATGCTGATTTGTTTTCGGGAAGAGTTTAGCCTTACGTGGTAACTGCTGGCTCAGCAGGGCCTTTTTTACTCCCGCTCACGAAACGCTCAGTGGAATAGGCCCACTGACTTGTGTTCGCTAAGCCCTCCAGAACAGACCGTGTAAGATTCAGTAGTTTTGGCTTGAACAAGATCAGCATTCGTAACCTTCAGAGGCCGAtaacctttccctttctttctttccttccagcttcGTTCACAGTTATGTGTTACAACGTGTTGTGCGATAAATACGCCACCCGGCAGCTCTACGGCTACTGCCCATCTTGGGCACTCAACTGGGAGTACAGAAAAAAGGGAATCATGGAAGAAATCGTCAACTGTGATGCAGATATCATTAGTCTTCAGGTAATTGGAacataactgtatttttcatcagaaacagaaaacattaactTCCACCTTTAGAATGAAATGCTCCCTTGAAAACACCATATTCGCCTGCTTACTAACAAATTCTGGGGTTTACGCACCTTGCTTACCCGTTGGCTTGTGTTTTACAAAATGAGACAAAGGGAGTGAGATAAAATTAGCTAAATTGGTAGGTAATTTGCATTGGAAGGTCTGGGTCTTTTCCCCGTCAGGTAAGCATCCTGAATATTCTCCCTCTGTGCATACGGGGTTTACTGCAGAAAGGGAGAATATAGACTGCTGTAAGTACAGAAGCTAAAGTCCAAAAAAATACTCTCATCGGCAAGCAAGGGGATTCTCGCGGTCAAAATTAAATATAAGTTGTCATCGGTACGTGTATCCTGCTGTGTTATTAGAAATTTATCGCCAAAGTGTAGAACAGTTGAATGCTTCTGCCTTTAAACTGATCTTTTCGGCTTTCAAGCAAGTTGTGGTAGGCAAAAAGCCTGCACAAGAAGAGAGTAGTTACCTCGGTCTGAAAACCTCAAGAGATCAACCTCTGAAATCCTCTGGGCGACCAAACGTTactacaaagaaaatatattgttaTAGAACAGCAAGAGACCCTtgtgccaaagagctctccagaTTAAATATTAATTGCTCCTGGATATCTATCGATCTAACCTGGGACGGTATCGGCATTCAGCTGTCAAAAATACCAGGTGTAATCTGTTGCTATTCAAAATACACCTGTCACTTGCCCTTTTGGGAGGATTCCAGGATATCCAGGAATGCAGATCTGTTTCCAGCGGGCCGTTCATCTGGGAAGTGACATGATTTGTGCAAACAGAACCTTTTGGTTTTGgtgagagctgctgcctgcaagcCAAGGCAGGCCCGAGTTGCCAGACAGCAGCGGCAGGAAGGGTTTCTTTGACTTTGGTAGCCTTAGGGTGTTTGTGTTCAATTGCAGGAAGTGGAAACAGAGCAATACTTCACCCTTTTTCTGCCAGCCTTGAAAGAACGGGGATACGATGGCTTCTTCTCTCCAAAGTCACGTGCCAAAATCATGTCCgagcaggagaaaaagcatgTGGACGGCTGTGCAATATTCTTCAAAACTGAAAAGTAAGGGGCAGAAgcggctttttaaaaatacattaaaaccagCGTGATGTAGGTCTGAAAGCTTTCCTCTCTCAGGGTGCGTGTTAAGTACCGtgctataaaacaaaaaataaacttcacTGCAAAAATgatcctccctccccttttcctgctctttttgcgACAGAGTCCTTCCATTCCTTTCAGGCTACGAACAAATATCTCTCTCCCAAGACACGGGAGTTGCGGGAGAGCTAGTGTGAGTAAAAACTTCTGTGCTCCGTGTGAGCATTTTTTGGCAGGTCTAACAAATACTTCACCTTCTCTACAAACTTTTGCCTTGCTTGACAGAAGTTTCACCCCCTCTAAGATCAAAGATCTATAAACTGTGCTGGCTTAAGGTATTAGAAGATGTCTCACAGAATATTCTCTGCTTTTCCGAATGGAGACTTTCCATTATTGAATACCCGCTCCAAAAAAGTTCTGCTACACCAAAAACAGCGAGCtgttgggaagggaagggaggtgcTGGCATTCAGGCTTCTCATCTGCGTAAACTGCTGATGGGTTGCACCACCCCGAGCATCCCTCTGAATATTCCCCTCGCAACAGTTTTCGGTGATGAGAATGGAAGTTTTGCAAAGCTTTACCTCTTTTACAGAGTTTTCGTTGCTTCCAGAAACCAAAATATGCCTTTGGGATCATGTATAAAAACAATCCGACTGGTTTTGAATAGAGGAAGTCTGTGAGAACAAACAACTGGTGTTTTTCAAACCCTGGTACAAAGAAGGGTATATACAGAACTGCCTATTACGCTGTGGCACTCTCGgttaacaaacagaaaatatcttcttGTTTTgctattgatattttttttttttaacttctaagaggacaaaaccaaaaaaaccccctttaaTAGGTAGCCTTCAGTTTGTCCCGAAGCAAGGTGTTTTGGGGCATACTAAGGCTGGGATGGAGTAAAAACCCAATTTCACAAAACTAGTGGTGACAGCTGGTGGTTTGGAAGAAGCTGGTCTATAATACTGCAGTTGCCCAAAGTAAAAGGCAAGCCTTTAATTACTATTTCATCGTAATTTTTTGCCTAGAACGCGCCGGAGGAGGTGCAGTAACCTCTGAGCGTTGCTCTGAATAGTGCTACGCTGAAACAAGTAAACACTTCCCAAACCCCAGGTTGCTCATCACCCCTCAGAGTATCTCACTTGCCAGACCGAGAGC comes from the Chroicocephalus ridibundus chromosome 5, bChrRid1.1, whole genome shotgun sequence genome and includes:
- the CNOT6L gene encoding CCR4-NOT transcription complex subunit 6-like isoform X1 yields the protein MPKEKYDPPDPRRIYTIMSAEEVANGKKSHWAELEISGRVRSLSTSLWSLTHLTALHLNDNNLTRIPPDIAKLHNLVYLDLSSNKLRSLPAELGNMVSLRELLLNNNLLRVLPYELGRLFQLQTLGLKGNPLSQDILSLYQDPDGTRKLLNYMLDNLAVHPEQLPPRPWITLKERDQILPSASFTVMCYNVLCDKYATRQLYGYCPSWALNWEYRKKGIMEEIVNCDADIISLQEVETEQYFTLFLPALKERGYDGFFSPKSRAKIMSEQEKKHVDGCAIFFKTEKFTLVQKHTVEFNQVAMANSEGSEAMLNRVMTKDNIGVAVVLEVHKELFGASMKSLHVDKQLLIVANAHMHWDPEYSDVKLIQTMMFVSELKNILEKASSRPGSPTADPNSIPLVLCADLNSLPDSGVVEYLSNGIVADNHKDFKELRYNECLMNFSGNGKNGASEGRITHGFQLKSAYENNLMPYTNYTFDFKGVIDYIFYSNTHMNVLGVLGPLDPQWLVDNNITGCPHPHIPSDHFSLLTQLELHPPLLPLVNGVHLPNRR